TAGCGGCAGTAGCAAGGCTCACCTCATTTCCCATTtggattcttcttttttctccgtCCCTGCTCGGTTCTTGTTTCTGGATTCTGGGGTTCAGCCTTTTAAAACTGCTAGCTAGAAGGTGGCTCCTTCTAACCCACAACTCAAAGCAGGCTTAAGAGTATGAAACTGCACGTCAAAAGCATCAAATAACATTCTCGCCATTTTGGGTCGGGCTTTTTTGACAGATGACGTGGTTCTGTTGGCTCATTGAATGCGAAATACAACGTGATAGTAACACGATAATTACGTCCTGCTCAACACGTTTTTTAACAAGGAAACGTGTTACACAACACGTCCCAATAGATTAATTAACGTGACAGTGACACGTTCAGACGTGAGACTGGGTTGCCTCAGCCCAAGGGTTTGACTGGGCAATGTGGTGCAAGTATGAGGCATTCCTCCCACAGTATGGCAGAAATGATGAGACACTTCCTGGAAAGTGAGTTCTTGTTTGTTTTATCGACCATTTACATCCAGTGTGCAATGACTCAGAATACTGACCTAGTTAACCTAACAAAACAGACAAATACAATAGACATTAAGTACTTCCATTGAGGTTCCATGGCTCATTTCGCCAGCTGTTGCATCATGAGGTATAAAGGTAACACTTTAGTTTAGGAACACGTTAACCATTAATACATaacaaatatgtgtatgtattagtgCTCAACAAGATATGTATTAAGTATCATTGTACATTTATTAGGTCTTTAACAATTTCTTATTCTTAATCAATAGGTAATTTATTCTTAGTAAATCCTTAATGAGCAACTAGTTGGTCTTGATGTAAAATGGTTTTACATAACTTCCCAAACCGTGTTGACAGGAGTCCATCCATTATGGGGGTACTGGTGGCAGATCGTGTTTTCTTTGGGGAGATTGGAGCTCTGGATCCTGGCATGAAAATTTATGGCGGAGAAAATGTTGAATTCGGAATTAGAGTAAGTTTCAGCAGGTGCCAAATGaataaaggaaaaaaataacgATTTATCCTAACAACCATGACAAAATACTGTGGGAACGCTGAGGAGTTGGCCCTGAACTCATCTCATGGGAATGACTGATTTCAGGTGTGGTCGTGTGGTGGTAGCATTGAGGTGATTCCCTGTTCCAAGATTGCTCACCTGGAGAGAGCGCATAAACCTTACATGCCAGAGCTGAAATACTTGATGCAGAGAAACGCTCTCCGGGTGGCTGAGGTGTGGCTGGACGACTACAAGCACAATGTCAACATTGCCTGGAGGCTCCCTCTACAGGTGAAACAAAACACAGAAGGGCTGGATAAAAACTATGATGTGAATGACCAAATACAGTTAGGGCCCTATTTTCGTGACTCAAAACCTGGCGGAAAATCATCTCAcactgagtagttattcaccatcatttgcaaattggtaatgatggataaaagtgattaggcgagGGGCTAGAGGCAAATATGAcggctgaagacgcactgtcacgagtactgtaagcagcaactcctctgcaggataaatgttttttattcagtcattcgaacattatttgGGTAAGTGTTGCCTTTTCCAGGCTACAGTATGTTTACCATGGTaatccattgtcagtcaatagtgaaagtaattaactgtgtataactgtgttttgtcattgactgacaccacggtgaagttagtttcactttgccaatgagttcaaataataggcgagtgcaaatgcgtgtaggctatactctgctaggttttagtaggcctaaagcatggtttagtggaataactgttctatacggtctcgcgtgcaagcagattccttcatgcgccgctgactatcagAATACCGATGTGCTGTTTCAAGTTGTGTTGCTTGcttttaaagggaatgacagatgtcattctcattggtttaaatgatgttgaCTGATTAAGAACCATAGGATCGCCTTGTTGTGCCATCCGCATAACGTTTGATAatgaaaacactcccaatgtgaactggacatcccactaaatttaaataCGGTTTTCACCGGTGACCATGCATTTTGAACTACGATAATAGGGCCCTTAATTTTACAAATAAATACAGAATGGaatcttttgaaattgaactgatcaaataaaatatatattaatttaactcggtggtccccaaactacggcccacctcattttgggtggccccccaaaacatgtccgtggtatatagcaaccggcccgcacgggagtacgacatcgtcaaactataacctccgcaattccccccattcattctatatagcgagtcttaacagtacacatgtaatactctttttgtccactggtggttgttttggcgctgtttcgcgtttgccatcaaaaacggaatgaagtgtaggcctatctgcaaacaatgtaagaggcctatgctgactgcatcagtgctcaaagtattctaaaagtttatcaatgaattgttaataactaactaacttatattcaagtaatttttctgggactttctgggataattatttttatttgttcaaatgttcatacaatgttcacaagttcaggtgagtgaaagttagaatggtggtcatttcagaccacttcagcacttcataaaattctcatagtttgagaactttacattttcagagttcacacatttttattgaaatatacttttgggactacctgctaatacttttgggaatgcaaaagtctttttattagtattatttaatttaagttacattttacactgatatggcatgacggcaatataaacacagctaacaatggtattaaattgcaatagcctatagattaaatgtaatggaatattcaactaaggtagactgctgttgttcacagcactaagctatttatggttactgatatactccgagtctggccctctcttacagccaggcatagtaagctggccctcggaagaaaaagtttggggaccactgatttaactgattgattgattgattgattgaaataTATACTTAGTGTTTTGCTGCCCTCTGTATATTTTCTGTCTCACTGTAGAACCATGGCATAGATATTGGTGATGTGTCTGAAAGAAAAAAGCTGAGGGAAAAACTGAAGTGCAAGCCTTTCCAGTGGTACCTCGACAATGTCTATACCAGCTTAAAGCCATTCAACATTCTCGGCTATGGCAATGTAAGTTTTGTATGTAAGCATTATGTTACACTTCTTACACTGAGTGGTAGATTTTTGCTCAGAGATTTATACATATAGATTGTATAATAATGTATACAACCATACACAGTTAAgagtttattatgaccgccgccgCGTAgcagtcatatagggattgtcaaacatttttttttcctcccgTCATCtatttcctgaatttttggtcaacaatTCCCAGAACACTGagggcatgaaacttggtgagcatgtagccccaccaaaattttgtttggtccccgaAGGCCACTCCTCCCCCACGCTGGGCctcccgaaacccaaaaaatgcagtttttcctaaataataacctaaaccgtggcaccgaggatgacaaaatgtttatggtatgttggtctcaagggcccgtATCAACTTAACCCATAACcagtcatttgtgatttgcaccccccccccaccccaccagtaAAAAAATGAACATGCAATAATATACTGCTTTAATCTTCAGATGAAGATGTTCTGAACTGCATCAAATTTCATGTGTACGATTAACCTGACATcttctgggggtatgccaagtttcgtgcatttcatccatggggggctaaaataaatgaatttatgtttacatttagtgactgtacacccatcggcctgtagatggtggtgttgagtggTAGAGGATGatactgtctcacacacactctttctcgcaaacacacacacacacatgtactgtacgcAGATAGCGCAGCGTCTTGCTGcaagacacacatgcattactAGACTTGTTActcacttcctacaaggacaacacaagaatcaaagtcaaagtcaaaataTCTTTATTTGTCTCCCCAAGGAGAAATTTGTTTTAGACGCTGAGAGAAATTGCTGCAAGAGTTACAACAGACACAAAACAAGCACAGGGTTAAAACGGTTACAAGACAATGTACAGTAAACATTTGGGCTCAAATGTACTCAAGGAGCTGTGCAAATTGCAAAATTAACATCCTCTATACTTGTTCTCCCATACATACCTTACAGACACTCATTCCTACTTCCATAAGCATCCATGCATTCAGTCATACATGAGCATTCATAAATCTCCATACATTCAAATATGCATATAAATATGCAGTCATTCCTCCATTCAtaaccatacatacatacatactgtacagtcaGGGGTTAAAGTGGGGAGGAACGCAGTTCTGCCACCtgagataaattaataataaatattctttcataccaatgATATTGTTAAATTAAATAATGAGTTAATTTTTCGTGTGTACAGAGATGACCAAGAAGATATTcattcttgtccaaaaagtattgctacagtACACCACAATACTTAATATGTTGTCCAatggtgagtcatttttccccgttgcaccaacactggattttagggttcccccacctgccaaatcccactttaaccactgcatACAGTCACAGCCCTgctggaaaaaaacagctagaaaccagcttatgctggtggctggttttagctggtctttgctggttttcttccagctcttgctggtctttgctggtgtagctggttgggccaccagctggatatgctggcgtgaccatctgaggaagctggtcatgctgatgtcaccagcctgtcttgtgggatacagctggtgcaagatggtcatgctggtgaccagcctgtcaagctggtcatgctggtttgctagaatgaccaacataagctggcatggccagttaaaccaggactatagaccagcaacaccagctaaaatgaccagcttgaggtggtatgacaagcaaaaccagctgaaggtatgttttcgcgagagttttgctggtctagcaggtcaaccatcaggtcaaacaagctggttaacaagctggtcaaccagcaaaccacctttagctggtcaggctgtttttttcagcagggaggTAAATACAATTAATAAAATGCATGGTCATACATTCATCGCTGCTCATTAATGAGTTTGATTGAGAGAGGAACAAATGAAAGCTTACGGCAGAGAAAAGAATAGCTTacggcagagaatgtctaatagggggatgattttcacatgaaatgtaatccccatttcttcttgaaaccgaaataaacctgagaatgttaatcggacatgcttggtttttactgcaggtacgttatatccataggtaaaataatgttaccgttagcattggttgagtgatggaggctagTTTGATTGTTGGTGAAATAAAAGCGGTAATAttaagcaaattgataacagcactgtaattgtctctttcgactgtcatctcattatTTTCTGATCATACTGACAGGAGCTAAGTTAGTTAGCCACAATGCTAATGTTCGCTAACACGATGGTTTGCTGATGGAAGATGCAcatgaaagataacctgtctatgatgcatcctaaacaccgggctgggacatttctgcttgctaaatagttttttctgctgttgactcactcacagtccttggtggcccagtcagtgctttgtaaaatgttgcattaagaccacaaaaagtctacacaaaataaatgtgagcatctgagctaacgttcattcccaaacacccactacTACATCCTAGTTTCAGTCTTCAGTTTCTTGCATTTCAACTAAGGAAGAGTTTAGGCTTCAAAGGCttaaagtaaagtaactgatcatatttgtaaaatgttttgGTTGCATAAAGGGGGAGTCATTAAGCATAAACTGCTCACAATTTGTGGCAATGTACGGAACAAAGACCTCTTTTATTCTTAGCCTACTATTCTTTCTATTCTATACAACAAAACTAATTACTGTATATGAAGAGCCTTTTATTAGGAAACTCgatagttaggcctattcaaataCATAACCGATATATCGGTTATCAGTTTTTGAAAAACTCAAACGGTATGTCGGGAAATCGGTATGGGCCCTCGAAATCCCATATCGGTCAGGCTCTataaggagatggagacaaattgacatacacgcacacacatccacacgcacacacacaaacatgcacacaggcacgcacactcacacacgcacgcacacacacaggcatgcacatacaagcatacacaaaagtttcaaacATATtttgtacatctagttttagtggtacatctagtttttaaaAGAAAGACTATTGGAAAGACTATTGTGAAGGAGTCCCCACCTTTGTCTCTGATGTCAGTTGCAGAATGACATGAACACAGATGCATGTGTGGATCAAGGCTCAGGACACACCCCCATCTTATACCAATGTCATTCTTACACATCTCAGGTAATTGCCAAATCAGCATATTTTTTTATATGCTAATATAGATACAATGAAGAGGCCTGTAACACCATCTCACATATATCTTGCTGCAGGCTTGCTACTATCACTCAAGTGGCAAGATATACATTGGAGAAATCCAGACCAACACGGACCAAACTAACCGTTGTCTGGTGGATCCAGGCTTGCAAGAATTGCCACAACTACATGAATGCAAGAAGGCCAAAGAAACAGGCCTTAATATGCACTGGGACTTCAAACAGGTGAGGCTCTCAATAAACCTGAACATGATTGATTTGAGACATCCATGAACAAGATGCAACATATATTTGGTTTTGGATATGTTTTCTTTACCATGCAGGGGTCTGCCATACAGAACAGAGTGTCAAAGAGATGTTTGGAGGTAAAGGACAGTGAACTTGTCATGCAGGAATGCAATGGTCAGAACTGGAGGATTACAAATGTGGTCAAAGAGTTTTGAATTCCTGTAGAGCATATTTCAACATATTTAGACAACTGCTGTCCTGTACTCCGGTTGCAAAGATTGATTTTTTTGAGTGACTGTACACAAACAGAATTCTGAAACAGATTCACTCTCAATCTCTGGTCAAGACAAGAGCATAGGAGATATGCCAGGTTTGAGTTGTGCTACAAATGCAAAACGTACAAATGCAAATGATGCTTAagtcattttatttatattgcATAATTGGAAAAAGTAACAATTGTCTGTGTACATTACTTAATTTAAATTAACTGTAATGTAATATCTTTATGTGTAGTCTGTCTCCTCATTGCAAAGATCCTGAGGTATTCTGCGTTGAAAGAGCTTCTGGCAGAGTATCATTTCAGATCTTTATGGTTAGATGTAAATTTCATTATTTTCTTTCACTGCTATAGAGGAGTTGTTTAAGTTTCCAGAGTTATAAGAAGTTCTAAGCTGAAGTTCTAAGCAACCTATTTCACCGGGTGTCCGAAGAAAGTTCTCTCAAAACGTTGCGCTGCTTGTTTCCTTTGCCGTCAGGACACTCCAATTGAAAACAAAGTAATTAAACGGATTTTATCGCTAATGTTTGCTCGCATCAGATCCTGTTAGGACATAGTTAGAGAGAAAAGAATAGGCAGAGTTAATGAACAGTGAGGACATTGTCCTACAACATCCCAGAGAAGTTTTGACAAAGAATTAGGCTATTTTAAATTTCAGGAACGATATTACCTCCAACATCGGGGTTAAGCCATGAGCTCACCAATAAAGTAAATTTGAGTTGTATTGAATTTACAATCACTATCCGTAGCCTATCCTAAGTTTAAAAACAGTGctacatttatttttcatttgagTGGTGATGTTGAAAACCTACATTAGCTCAAGAATGGAATCCATTACTTCACATTAGAGTATGATTCTGAGCGCATTTCTGTTTCACACAGTTTTGCATAGCCTACTAAATGATATGAAAAGGAAACCCATAGGAATAAGGAGTCAGGGGGAAACAGGTGTAATAAAGCACATTTATCATTTGTCATGCTAAAGAAGGGCATCTGGCC
This portion of the Alosa sapidissima isolate fAloSap1 chromosome 22, fAloSap1.pri, whole genome shotgun sequence genome encodes:
- the LOC121697690 gene encoding probable polypeptide N-acetylgalactosaminyltransferase 8, with the translated sequence MQGTDILERLERMEAHINKLVSSLHKREERRVDEVKEEKRVKKYPNSPLFKNWDAALTEEEQMEAEELFQRYGYNTFLSNRLPLDRELPETRHYRCLEREYPKDLPTISVVLIYLDEALSIIKRAIYSIINRTPPHLLRDIILVDDHSSNGDLKEPLNAFVSLVHVTRPGLVKQVRHSSQLGLSQTRISGWKVASGDVVAILDAHIEVNKGWAEPLLARIKEDRTVVLSPVFDKVSCYDLKLTNYMPSANPVSRFDWAMWCKYEAFLPQYGRNDETLPGKSPSIMGVLVADRVFFGEIGALDPGMKIYGGENVEFGIRVWSCGGSIEVIPCSKIAHLERAHKPYMPELKYLMQRNALRVAEVWLDDYKHNVNIAWRLPLQNHGIDIGDVSERKKLREKLKCKPFQWYLDNVYTSLKPFNILGYGNLQNDMNTDACVDQGSGHTPILYQCHSYTSQACYYHSSGKIYIGEIQTNTDQTNRCLVDPGLQELPQLHECKKAKETGLNMHWDFKQGSAIQNRVSKRCLEVKDSELVMQECNGQNWRITNVVKEF